CGTATTTGATCTTGAAGAGAGGTTTGCCGTCCCGAGGACAATCAACCAATGAGCCGTTTGCCGAAAGCTTCTTTTCATCCTCCCAAAGGTCGAAATCCAGCCAGCTCAGATTTTCATCCCTATTGTCCCGGACAACGCCGAGCTCATCCCTGTCAAACCACAATCCCCCGCAATTTTTGCACCTATCCAGCTTGATGCCGTTTATCTTTATTTCTTCCAGCGAATCACTGCTGCATTTTGGACATTTCATATTCATTAAATTATTTTTGATTAAAATTTGCCTACATAAAGACAGATGCTTTTTACGTTCTGATCGCAGAGAGGATCTGTCAGATCCTCCAGTCTGGCACTCAATTCAAAATTCTGTCCATCAGAAGACTTATAGGCATAATAGTATTCAGGATCCTTCGGATCGCGCGGCAGGTCCTCCCCGCCCGCCGACCTGAGACCGAGTGCCACTTCATTTTCCTCGTTAAGCTTTGACGCAACGGGGCTCACCGGAAAATTTCCATATATCTCTCTGTAGCTATACGCCATAAGAGATATTCTCCCAAGATCATCTTTGCGCTTCAAGTCTCTTCCCGTGATCTCTTCAGCCTCGGTTGGCACCCCCTCCTTTTTTTCCTCCGGCTGCACGCTCTCGCCCGTATTTTCATTTTTATCGTCGCCCGGAGCCGGGGTTGAAGCATTGATAAGGCCGTTCTCTTTCATAAATTCTTCGGTCATAACCTCTTTTCTGAAAGTTGAATCGATGACCGGCGCATAATAGACCAGCGTCGTCAAAAACATGCCGGTCAGCAAAAGACCCAAGGCCACAATTATCTTTATTGTCCCCTGGTGCATCGTCCTGTAATCCTGCGGAAGATCCTTTCTTATGGCTTTAAGATTTTGATATATGTTATATTGAAAAACCAGCGCAAAGGACGTGATGCCGAGATCAACAACGCTGCTCAGGACATTCATGAGATATGACACCGCCTGCGCAGCCACGCTGTTTTGTCCGGCGATCGATATGAGGATTCCGGCAGGAATTCCCACGGCCGCTCCAAATGCTATCTCAATGACTATGATATAAATAAAAAGCCTGAAAGATAGGCTGATCATCCTCCAGAATATCTGAGAAGCTTTCCCCTTTATAAGCTCGTATCCATAGGAAAATGCTTCGAAAGGTTTCAGGCCGTCCAGGATCACGCTAAGCAGAGTGATGAATATCCAGATCTCAACAATATACAGAAGCGGAAGGATAAGAATGAATCCTATAATGATGATCAGAAAAGACATTCCCCAGGCTTCGGGTTTCATGGAAAATTCTTCTCCGGAAGTGATAAATTGAATCAATGCGACAGCCGGAACCAAAAGGATTATTCCGGAATAGATAAAATTCCCGATAACGAACGCAGATAAATAATCTTTGAATTTTCCAAAAGCTCTCTTTATCGATTCGCGAACCTCGAGGTTCTGGTCCTTTATAGTCTCTATTATCGAAATTCCCAGGATCATCGACGGTATGGAAACGACAATGGATATCAGCGCAGACACAAAATACAGATGAACGATGTTATATTTCAATATGGCCGTGGAATCAAAAAAGAAACTGAGCGGAAGGCTTATGGCAAGATCCATAACGCTTAGCGCAACGACTGCCAGCACGACAAGCGCCAAAAATTTACCGAGCCTCTCCTTGAACATGTCCAGCGACATATCAAACAGCTTTTTCCCGTTCAACAAAATGCCTTCGCTGAAAGCATCCGCCCCGGCATTGCCATCCGCAGTGACGGTGTCATTATCTTGCCGGACAGCAGAAGGAACGTTTTGACCCTGAACCACGCTTGGCGGAACGTTTTGACCCTGAACCTCGGGCTTCTTCCCGGTATTAAGAGCGTTCATATTCCCCTTCGCCTGGACCATCTTGCCATAATTTATTTTGCCGGGATCGATCTCCATATTTTTATGTTATTTTGTTTATCATAATTCTATTTATATTATAACACACTTGGGACAAATTGAGATATGCCGATCGGATCAATTCCCGAAATCAAGATATTTCCTACCTTTCAATTCTTCCGGCATATATTTCTGATCCTCCTTATAGTCAAAATTTGGAGAATATTTATATCCCTTTCCATAGTCCAGTTCTTTCATGAGCTTGGTAGGCGCATTTCTGATGTGCAGCGGCACGGGAAGATTGCCGTATCTTTTCACATCGGAAACGGCTTTTCCATAGGCCGTATAAAGCTCATTGTTTTTCTTGCTCCTGGCCATATAGACGACGGCCTGAGCAAGATTCACATTACATTCGGGCATTCCGATGAAATGACAAGCCTGATAGGCGGAAACCGCCTGGTCAAGCGCAAATGAATTCGCGATCCCGATATCCTCGGAAGCGAATCTGATAAGTCGGCGGGCTATATAAAGAGGATCTTCCCCCGCTTCAAGCATCCTTGTGAGCCAGTATAAAGCGGCGTCTGCGTCCCCTCCTCGCATGGATTTATGCAGTGCGGAAATTATATTATAATGTTCCTCTCCATCCTTGTCATAGGCAAGAGAACGCTGAAGAGCCTCTTCGATCATGTTCTTTTCTATTTTTTTGTCGATATCGCTCGCGAATTCAAGGGCATTAAGAGCGATCCTCGCATCCCCTCCCGACATGTCGGCAAGATATTCTATGTCCTCTGTCTTGATCTCTATCTTCAACTTTCCAAGTCCCGATTCCTTGTCCTTTAGAGCGCCTGCGATAATTTTTACAATGTCTTCTTTAGACAGCTTATCGAGCACAAAAACGCGGGAACGCGAAAGAAGAGCGTTATTCACTTCAAAGCTGGGATTCTCCGTCGTAGCGCCGATCAGGATTATTGTGCCATTTTCGACATGCGGGAGAAGAGCATCCTGCTGGGACTTGTTGAACCGGTGGATCTCATCGATGAATATGATCGTCTTTTTCCCCGTTTTTTTAAGCTCTTCCGCTTTTTTCACCTCAGCGCGGAGGTCCTTCACTCCGCTCGTTGTCGCGCTCAATTTTATGAACTCCCCTTTTGTAGCTTTTGCGATGATCGAAGCCAGGGTTGTTTTTCCGGAACCAGGAGGACCCCACAGGATCATTGAGGGCACATTGTCCGTTTCTATGGCTTTTTTCAGGATCTTGCCCTCGCCCAAAAGCTTTTCCTGGCCGATAAAATCAGCCAGCGTTTTCGGACGCATTCTGTCAGCCAGAGGGATTGTGTGGACTTTATTAACCATATTTTTCATCTGATAAAATTTAAGGAGCTAAGCTCCTTGTTGCGCGCTTTCTATATAATACCTCTCTAGATCTTTTCTGCTTCCGGACTCCGAGATCACCATATCGACATAATTCTCATACTCTTTTTCATCCGCGAAATTGGACATAATGGCCTCCCTGCTGCATAGAACTCCCGCCCTGCTTCCCAAATAATCAGGATAGCTGCACCATTTATAGTTTCTTGCATCTGATAATCTATGTATGCCCGCATTGCCGTTGATGTATGCCGAAAGCCACAATAGATACTCATTGGTATCTATGAGGATGGCCTTAAACGGTCCCTGAAAAAGCGATCCGGAACGATCATTTCTCTGGTTGAAATAATTTGTAAAACTGGTGCCGATTTTGTGCATAAACATCCTGATCCCATCGTCCCCGGTCTGCTTCAATATCAAATGATAATGATTCGGATTAAGACAATAGCAGACAATTTCCACCAGCTTTGATTCCAATAAGGAGCTTAGCTCCAAATTCCGGGAGCTAAGCTCCTTATTGGATGAGTTGTTCTTAATGATAGCTCGCTGTTCATAACTCGAAAAATTATTGAACATCTTCATACTTACCATAAATTTAGCATAGTCTTCGGCATCACAAAAAACATCCCGTTTATCTACGCCACGATTATATATATGATAATATTCCCCATTTGCAAAGCTTGTTTTTCGCATACAATGGCCCTAATTGCTCTAATTTGTCTGCATTTACATTATATCCCACCCGAAAAACAAAAACAAACTGTAAAATGCACAGTTTGATCCCAATAAGGAGCTAAGCTCCTTATTGGACGTTGTGTTTCCGATGTCTGTTTATTCCGAAGCGAATGATCCGCTTATTCCCTCGGATAGACCAGAAGCATGCCTACTATAGCCAATGCCGTGAAAAGAATAAGATGACTGAAGTTTCCGTTGATAAGGAAAAGCATCAGCCCAAAGATCGCCATTGATTCCGCAAATGCGATCCGCAAGAGACCGTAATTGATCGGACCACCAGATGAATTAAAGATTGCATTTTTTGACTCTGCTTTCGGATTCAATTTGAATATCACAACAAAATTAATTATGGAGATGATCAGAAATGCCGAGAATACTAATGAATATGTCCCGCCGTCCATGCCTATAAATCCCATAAATCTATCCTGAGACTGGACTATGGTCTCGATATCCGAACCCGCAAGCTTTGGCGCAAAAGTCTTTATCCGAGATTCACTCGGCATTTGCGCTATCAATATTGCAACGATATTGTAAACAAATATCGCAACAAAAAAAGCAAACCAGAGGACTTTATTGTTTATCGGCTTAGGCGCATTCGCTTTTGGCGTCTGGCCATTTTGCTCTTCCATAAAAATAATATTATTTTAAAATTACGTCCACCATAACCCGGACAATGGCATAGGAAAGCCCTGAGATCACGAGCCCCATCAGGGCATACTTTATCGCTTTTTTTGCCCCTGAGATCTCCTCGGGATTCCCGATCGATACGATGTATTTCAGCCCTCCCCATATTATGGCAAGAACCGCCATGGAAGCCACAAAGCCCAAAATGAAATTGGTCGCATTCAGGATCACGCCGGAAAGATCGGAGGAAAGCCCTCCCGGATTCGTTGGCACGATACCGCCGGCCAGATAGAAATATTTTTCCGCCTTTATTTTATTTTTCATATACGCACAATTAACTTCCTTGCTAAAGACAAGCTGCGCAAAAGGCAGCTTGTCTGAATTCTTTATCCCTTGACTTCTTTTATCTTCTCCCTCGTCTTCTTAAGCTCTTCTTCCCTTCTATATCTTTCTTCTCTTTTAAGAATCTCATCATCAGGTGCATGGCAATCTTCTCTTAGTTTTTGCATAGTTTTTTCATCTATTTCTTCATCGATCTCATCTTCCTCTGATCTTGCCTCGGGAGTGATCTTCTTCAAATTGCCATCTACAAAATTTTTGATCTTTTCGAACGGATTAAACCCCATATCTCCTTTCTTCTTATGTTAATTATTTTGCCCCATCTGCCGCCAGAACGCACCCAGCCTTCTCCTTGCCGATCCTCGGCGGCTTACCGCTAATCCCCGTATTCCTTCTCCATTCCCCGCCTGACTCCCTTATTTTTTTTCCCCTTAGCATCCGTCTCTTCTTCCGATTTTTCTGCAGGAGTGAATTTTATCAGACCATCATCCTCAGTTTCTACAAAATTTTCAAATGCATTGAATCCCAAACCCATGGTTCCTTTCTTTATGAATTGATTATTTTCTCTTTTTCTTGCTTCCTAAATAAAGTATAGTTTTGAGCACCGTATCCGGAGTGAGAGAAATACTGTCGATCCCCTCCTTCACCACGAATTCCGCAAAGTCGGGGAAATCCGAAGGAGCCTGTCCGCAAATTCCCACTTTCCTCTTTCTCTTGTGTGCGCCCTTGATGAGCTGCCTTATGAGGATCTTCACGGCTTCGTTCTTTTCGTTTGCGATCGATGCGATCGGACCTCCGTTGTCCCTGTCGATGCCCAGGGTGAGCTGAGTGAGATCATTGCTTCCGATGGAGAATCCATCAAAAACTTTCGCGAATTCATCAACCAAAATTATATTTGCCGGAATTTCCGCCATAACATAGACCCGGAGTCCGTTCTTTCCTCTTTCAAGCCCGGCTTCTTTCATGACAGCAAGAACCTTCTTGCCTTCCTCGACGGTCCTGCAGAACGGGATCATGACAATGACATTCGTCAGGCCAAATTCCTCGCGGACCTTTTTGATCGCTTGGCATTCCATTTTGAACGCCTCTTTATATCTTGGATCGTAATATCTTGATGCGCCTCGCCATCCGATCATCGGATTTTCCTCATGCGGCTCGAAATATGTTCCACCGATAAGATTGGCGTATTCGTTTGTCTTGAAATCGGAGAACCGCACGATCACGTCATTCGGATAGAATGCCGCGCCCAGTTTTCCGATCCCCTGCGATAATTTATCGATGAAAAAAT
This genomic window from Candidatus Paceibacterota bacterium contains:
- a CDS encoding replication-associated recombination protein A → MVNKVHTIPLADRMRPKTLADFIGQEKLLGEGKILKKAIETDNVPSMILWGPPGSGKTTLASIIAKATKGEFIKLSATTSGVKDLRAEVKKAEELKKTGKKTIIFIDEIHRFNKSQQDALLPHVENGTIILIGATTENPSFEVNNALLSRSRVFVLDKLSKEDIVKIIAGALKDKESGLGKLKIEIKTEDIEYLADMSGGDARIALNALEFASDIDKKIEKNMIEEALQRSLAYDKDGEEHYNIISALHKSMRGGDADAALYWLTRMLEAGEDPLYIARRLIRFASEDIGIANSFALDQAVSAYQACHFIGMPECNVNLAQAVVYMARSKKNNELYTAYGKAVSDVKRYGNLPVPLHIRNAPTKLMKELDYGKGYKYSPNFDYKEDQKYMPEELKGRKYLDFGN
- a CDS encoding transposase, producing the protein MVSMKMFNNFSSYEQRAIIKNNSSNKELSSRNLELSSLLESKLVEIVCYCLNPNHYHLILKQTGDDGIRMFMHKIGTSFTNYFNQRNDRSGSLFQGPFKAILIDTNEYLLWLSAYINGNAGIHRLSDARNYKWCSYPDYLGSRAGVLCSREAIMSNFADEKEYENYVDMVISESGSRKDLERYYIESAQQGA